In a single window of the Salvelinus namaycush isolate Seneca chromosome 18, SaNama_1.0, whole genome shotgun sequence genome:
- the LOC120062704 gene encoding fibroblast growth factor 17-like, producing MYGINQRCIYISFHFFVLWCHAQGENHPSPNFNQYVREQGAVTDQFSRRQVRVYQLYSRTSGKHVQIQGKRVTATAEDGNNYARLFVETDTFGSRVRIKGAESGRYLCMNGKGKLVGKLNGRSRDCIFTEIVLENNYTAFQNAKYEGWYVAFTRKGRPIKASKTRENQREVHFIKRLHKGPLPFPNMDRIKHFEFISFPPTRRAKRNRKSQAAA from the exons ATGTATGGAATAAATCAGCGCTGTATTTACAT ATCTTTTCATTTCTTCGTGCTGTGGTGCCATGCTCAG GGGGAGAATCACCCGTCTCCTAATTTTAACCAGTATGTGAGGGAGCAGGGCGCAGTGACGGACCAGTTTAGCAGGCGACAGGTCAGGGTTTACCAACTATACAGCCGGACCAGCGGGAAGCACGTCCAGATACAGGGCAAGAGGGTCACTGCTACTGCTGAGGACGGCAACAATTACG CACGTCTCTTTGTAGAAACTGACACCTTTGGCAGTCGGGTTCGGATCAAAGGTGCAGAGAGTGGACGTTACCTCTGTATGAACGGGAAGGGGAAACTGGTTGGAAAG CTTAATGGAAGAAGCAGGGATTGTATCTTTACAGAGATTGTTCTGGAGAACAATTACACTGCCTTCCAGAATGCCAAGTATGAGGGTTGGTATGTGGCTTTCACCAGGAAAGGGAGGCCCATCAAAGCCTCAAAGACGAGGGAGAACCAGAGAGAGGTCCATTTCATCAAGAGGCTACACAAGGGCCCACTACCTTTCCCCAACATGGATAGAATCAAACACTTTGAGTTCATCAGTTTTCCCCCCACCCGTCGCGCGAAACGGAACAGGAAATCACAGGCTGCTGCCTAG